From a single Paraburkholderia sp. FT54 genomic region:
- a CDS encoding EthD family reductase → MEVCFFLIGHGATGLETRSLDLSGFHAASRDTEGLRRFVIHVPAKSDDCDPLSKTDASARPRCVLQWYFDDLGLLEQALQPEGTMHDIVDGSASTGLAFTQQAMAVRSFATPDPVDLDTPTERCTYLVSYEGEAQDFNAWLSHYLAHHPPLMAQLPGIRELEIYTRLDYRSGLGIERATAMQRNKVVFDHAASLRAALASPIRASMKRDFNAFPPYSGATLHFPMRSIYGNLKPK, encoded by the coding sequence GTGGAAGTCTGCTTCTTTCTAATTGGGCACGGTGCGACTGGGCTTGAAACACGATCTCTCGATCTGTCGGGCTTCCACGCAGCATCACGCGATACAGAAGGATTACGCCGTTTCGTGATCCACGTGCCCGCGAAATCGGACGACTGCGATCCTCTGTCGAAGACCGACGCTTCCGCGCGACCTCGCTGCGTGCTGCAATGGTATTTCGACGACCTCGGACTGCTCGAACAGGCACTGCAACCAGAAGGTACGATGCATGACATAGTGGACGGATCTGCTAGCACGGGGCTCGCCTTCACGCAGCAAGCCATGGCAGTCAGGAGCTTCGCAACCCCGGATCCAGTCGACCTCGACACTCCCACCGAACGCTGCACCTACCTCGTCAGCTACGAAGGCGAAGCGCAAGACTTCAACGCGTGGCTCTCGCATTACCTCGCGCATCACCCACCGCTGATGGCGCAATTGCCCGGCATTCGCGAGCTGGAAATCTATACGCGGCTCGATTACCGCTCTGGTCTCGGCATCGAACGCGCCACGGCCATGCAACGCAACAAAGTCGTCTTCGATCATGCCGCTTCGCTAAGGGCTGCGCTGGCGTCGCCGATTCGCGCCAGCATGAAGCGGGACTTCAACGCCTTTCCGCCCTACAGCGGCGCGACGCTGCATTTCCCTATGCGCAGCATTTACGGTAATCTGAAACCCAAATAA
- the hpaC gene encoding 4-hydroxyphenylacetate 3-monooxygenase, reductase component, with product MQKEKIVTTEDTRKRFRDAMACLPAAVNIITTDGPGGRCGITASAVCSVTDAPPTMLVCINQASYVHDVLHRNRSVCINVLAAECQELARDFAGMTACSMDERFGRHAWTDGASSAPVLADAIASLEGEIVDIKTVGSHSVMFAQIRHIALRSDGDGLIYFGRQFHRLTRPQAVVPSVAAQGAR from the coding sequence ATGCAAAAGGAAAAGATCGTGACGACCGAAGACACCAGAAAGCGTTTCCGCGATGCGATGGCGTGCCTGCCGGCCGCCGTCAACATCATCACCACGGACGGACCCGGCGGCCGCTGCGGCATCACGGCAAGCGCGGTGTGCTCGGTGACCGACGCGCCGCCGACCATGCTCGTCTGTATCAATCAGGCCAGCTATGTGCATGACGTACTGCATCGCAACCGCAGCGTGTGCATCAACGTGCTGGCCGCCGAGTGCCAGGAACTCGCGCGTGATTTCGCCGGCATGACAGCGTGCTCGATGGACGAGCGCTTCGGACGCCACGCATGGACGGACGGCGCGTCGTCGGCGCCGGTGCTTGCGGATGCGATCGCCAGTCTCGAAGGCGAGATCGTCGACATCAAGACGGTCGGCTCGCACTCGGTCATGTTCGCGCAGATCCGCCACATTGCGCTGCGCTCGGATGGCGACGGACTCATCTATTTCGGCCGGCAGTTTCACCGTCTGACACGTCCGCAAGCGGTGGTGCCGTCGGTTGCCGCGCAAGGCGCGAGGTGA